From Nitrospirota bacterium:
GAGCGTGGACACCGAAGCGATCGTCCACCCGCGCGGCACGCGCAGCTTCTTCATCATATTGGGAGAATACTTGATGAACTTGGCGAATCCAATCCAGCAGCTCCCGAGGCCCATGGCATGGGCGGCTAGGGCGAGGTTCTGTGTGGCGGCGGAACAGTCCTCCAGCCAAGTCTGGGCGCGTTTATTTCCCAGAATGAGGATGAGGACCGGCGCCTTGTGATACGTGTCGGCCGATTTCGATTCGCAGATTGAGCGCATCCCTTGGAGGATTCTTGGGTCCATCGTCTTGAAGAGTCCGGGATCGAAGATCCTGAAGAGAAGCTTGAGAAATCGCCACCTAAACTCTTTTCGCGTGAATGTTTTCAGGCAGAGGTCCATGCCCTTGAGGGTAACGGCCCGGATCTTGTCGATCATCTCCGTATCGCGGACGACGACAAACTTCCACGGTTGGGCGTTCATGCCGGACGGCGCCCAGTGGGCGAGATCGATGATCTTGCGGATAGTTTCTTCGGGAACGGGCGTTCTTTCGTAGAGGCGAACGCTCCGCCGGCTTCGGATGAGGCGCCCGATTTCCTCGACGGGGTAGGGGTGGAGTACTGCGGCGTCACCCTGAGCGGAGCGAAGGGTCTGTATGGGTGCGGTGTCGAGATTCTTCGCTTCGCTCAGAATGACCCCCGACGGTGAGACGACGCCCCTTTTCGTCACGCTCTGTCGGAAACGAGTTTTCGTTTCGCCTGAGACAACCCAGTGTACGGGGGGTAATTGTTCAGAGGGGCATATCCGATCGGCGGCGCGCCGGTGATGATGCGGTTCTGACCCCTGACCTCGATGGCGCCGGGCGAGCAACTCACCTTGCAATTGCGGCAGCCAATGCAGATGTTCGGAAGCCGCGCGACTTTCCGGTCGACGATCTTGAGGACGCCCATGGGGCAGGTGCGAGTACAGTTGGCGCACAAGTCGCACTTCGAGTGGTCAATGATTACGTCGGGACTCTCAATTTGGCCATCGAGGATCAGCATGGGTCAGGCCAACCTGTGCACGTTTGGACCCGACGGGCTGAACGTGGATTTCAGGAACTCGTCCTTTGGCTTCTCCGACGGGGTCTTCGGAATCTCGGATAGGATTTGGACGTAGGTCGGGATGAAGTTTGTCGGGAGGGAAGCCCTGCATCTCTCTCGAATTGCGGTGGGGAGGAGGGTGCGGCCATCATGAGTGGAAACGGCTGCCACGAGATCGACTTCGCCTGGTGCGCCGGAAGCCGCCGGAACGCCATAGACGTAAACCTCCGAAACCTCATCCAGCTCTCCGATGACTTTCTCAACGAAATCGGTCGGCACGAAATCGCCCTGCCGCCTAAGGCTTCGGCCCTTCCGATGATCGAAAAACATCCAGCCGTTCTCGTCCGCGTGCCCGATGTCGCCGCTTCTCAGCCATCCTCCGCGGGTCTTGTCCTTCGAGGCTTCAGGATTGCGCAGGTAGTCCACCTGCGTCGGCCCGAGCTTCATCCGCGACACGATTTCGCCCTGCACGCCGGCCGGCACGTCGCGATCGTTGTCATCTACAATCCGGAAATCGATGATGCCGGGGATGCGTTTCTTTCCGAAGGTTCCGTGCGGTCCTTCTCCAATCGGCCGGAACGTGAATCCCCCTTCCACGCTTGCGTACCATTCCAGAATGTTCAAGTTGAATCGTTGTTCGAAATCCTCCCAGGCGAGAAGGAGGTGATGCCGTAGCGCCGGGTGACATCCCAGATGCGTTTCTTCGTGAATCTGCGGCTGATCACGGCGGGGATGCCGAGTTCGAGGGCGGGGTAGACGGTTACGCCCTGCGAGTTACCGTGGGAGAGTGAAAGGCCGGTGTAGAGGATGTCCGATCGGCGATATCCGAAGAAATGGCCGAGCATGGACATGAAGAAAAAGCGGACATTCGGTTGCACGACCCCTTTCGGATTCCCGGTGGTGCCGGAGGTGTAAATGATCTGGAAGGGTGCCCACATATCTTTGGCGCGATCCTGGGGATCGAGACCCTTGGCGCTGTTCAGGATCGGTAGAACGGGTGGGAA
This genomic window contains:
- a CDS encoding nitroreductase family protein, translating into MTKRGVVSPSGVILSEAKNLDTAPIQTLRSAQGDAAVLHPYPVEEIGRLIRSRRSVRLYERTPVPEETIRKIIDLAHWAPSGMNAQPWKFVVVRDTEMIDKIRAVTLKGMDLCLKTFTRKEFRWRFLKLLFRIFDPGLFKTMDPRILQGMRSICESKSADTYHKAPVLILILGNKRAQTWLEDCSAATQNLALAAHAMGLGSCWIGFAKFIKYSPNMMKKLRVPRGWTIASVSTLGYPWQGTAYDQPSDRKEPEISWL
- a CDS encoding 4Fe-4S binding protein, with amino-acid sequence MLILDGQIESPDVIIDHSKCDLCANCTRTCPMGVLKIVDRKVARLPNICIGCRNCKVSCSPGAIEVRGQNRIITGAPPIGYAPLNNYPPYTGLSQAKRKLVSDRA
- a CDS encoding AMP-binding protein yields the protein MNILEWYASVEGGFTFRPIGEGPHGTFGKKRIPGIIDFRIVDDNDRDVPAGVQGEIVSRMKLGPTQVDYLRNPEASKDKTRGGWLRSGDIGHADENGWMFFDHRKGRSLRRQGDFVPTDFVEKVIGELDEVSEVYVYGVPAASGAPGEVDLVAAVSTHDGRTLLPTAIRERCRASLPTNFIPTYVQILSEIPKTPSEKPKDEFLKSTFSPSGPNVHRLA